In the genome of Camelus bactrianus isolate YW-2024 breed Bactrian camel chromosome 18, ASM4877302v1, whole genome shotgun sequence, the window CTTTCCCTGCTCCCAACCTGGGCAGTGCTCTCTTGTGCCTTCTCTGGGGTGATGTGGGAGGAGTGTCCCCTCCACTTTTGCCAGATCTTATTGGAACAGCATATTCCATATTATGGGAATGGCTttaattcaggcagttttcaaccTATTATCTGTCAACCTGTTGGCAGAGATGAGTCCATGGATCTAGATCCAGCGTCCCAGCCAAACTCCAGCACCTTCTGTGGCATCTGAGAGGGTCCACCCTTGCTTCTCAGGAGCCACTCTGCCACCAGAGTCAGTGTTGAGGTCTCCCCTCCGTACTTTGGAGCCTCCTGGCTCTGGGAACATACTATGCCCATTACTAGCCAGAGGGCAATGCAGTAGGCTTGGTGGAGTTTGCATTTAAATCCCAGTctgactatattcaataccttgtaatagcctataatgaaaaagaatatgaaaaggaatatatatatatgtataactgaatctctatgctgtaccagaaattaaaacattataaaccaactatatgtcaatttaaaaaaagaaaatatgaaagttaaacatttcataaattttaggaaaatgcaaattaagtgACAGGACAATCAAATACTTTTGTCTGATGCTACCAACTGTTCGTGAGGTCATGAAGCAGGCAAAACTCCTAAAACACTGTTGCTGGAAATTTAAATTGGTAcatatactttttaataaaattacagCTTGCTTGTCACATTCTTTATTAGATAAAGAAATTCCTTTAAATTactaatttgcttttttaagCATGAATTAATGTGgaactttatcaaatgctttttatcaACCATCAAATTAGATGATAATGACATCTTTCTCAAAgaggtgttgtgaggattaaaaaagttaacaggaaagaaaaaaatcccagtcTGGCCACTTAATTGGAGCCTCCTAAGGAAGTCAGTTCACATtgctgagcctccatttccttatctgaaaaatgggaataattgtCCCTGTCTCACAGGGGACTTGTGTGGGTTGAAAACATAATGCACGTAAAGTGCTCatcacaatgcctggcacagaataaatGCCTCTAAACTTGGGCTATTATCAAGGTCAGTTTGCCTCATAAAATTCAGCCCCATTTTGAGTATTTCAGTATCCTTTTGAGTGTCCTAAAGTTTCCttgtatttaattataaaattttaattaagtaaAATTCAATTGATTTGGAGAAGGACTTTAAGACAAACAGGCTGTAAATTCCTTACAATGTTCAAAAGTAGATAAAGTAGAAAAGAACACCCACAGGCTACAAAGCAAGCTCCTCGTTTATGAGATGCTGCAAGTCTGCCTAATACTTGGTAGACATGTAACAGATTATATGCTTAAAATGCCAAAAAGACTGGGGGGAGAAAGAACGGTACACTTGGATGGGTACAAGAATTCTCAGGAGGGGGTTGAATTTTAGGTCAACTGGTCATGAAACAAATCGAGAGCTGTTTGCCAGCTGCCAAACGATGAGGGAGGAGAGGCAGCTACTGACAGCTCTCTCCCAGGTAGGAGGGCCTGGAAACAGCAAGCCCTGTGGAGAGACAGCTGAGGCCAGGAGGGGGCCCAGCTGGTCATCCAGAGGCTGAGCCTAAAGCCAGGCTTTTTGACCCCAGGCCTGTTCCCTTGACTTTGCCCTGTCTGCGGTCTTAGATATCCAACTTTTCCCCAAATTGTTCCCTTTCCCCAGTCCTCACTCCAGGGAGGCCACCATCACTGTCTCCAGTGCTCTGTAACCCACCTTCCCACACCCCACCAGCCCAGttccaaatggtgattttctgtttattgctcaaaaacaaaaatccagaagcaaagatggggagactgagggctggggagatggcaggaagaggggaggggccttGTCCCAGCTCTTCCCCCTTTATCCCTCTTCTTCTGACCCTCCAAGGGTTAGAGGTTAGGTCCGGGGCCAGAGCATCTGGGAAGGGCAGAACCTTCATGGCCAAGGGAACAGCAGAGTTCTTGGGCAGTCTTTGTGGGATGCCCTGGGCAGGAGGTGCCCCAGGAGTTGCAGCAGGGGCTGAGTTCCCCTCTCAGGGTTCAAAAGCGGGTAGAGTTGGGTAGTAGGGGCAGGCCCCTTGCTTGGCAACTGAGAAGAGGAGGCTTTGGGCACAGGATGCTGGTTTATTTACTGTAGGGTCATCAAAGCCCCCTCGTGGGACCAGGAGACTATTTACacagcagggaggaagggagcgaGAGACCATGTCCTGTACTCCTCCCTGCCCAGAATGAGGAGAGGAGGGGCGTCCTGGGTCCTGCAGCCTTAGTCTTGGGGTTCAGATGGAAACTTCATACTCTCGTGTATcctagagacagagagatgggaTCAGTTGCTGGAGTGGGATGCGGGTAGAGGAGGCTGCAAAATGGGAGGAGGCATCCACCAGGAAGGGGAAAGACCACTGGGAGTTTGGAGGccatggggtggggatgggactGAATCTGGCCAATGGATGTATTTGGTTCATCCTACAGTAccttaaaataacataaaaatctggatttctggATTGAATTGAACAATTAGAAGATCTGGCAATTGGGCCTTAGTTTCCACCATGGACTGGATAGGGTACAGGTTTTCCAGTTAGCCACCGCCCTCACCACTCCCTACTGGCCCACCTGACTTGCTTTGTTCACTGACATAGACTTTGCAGGCAGCTGAGATTGCGATTCCCAAGATAGATATTACAGAGACCTTGAGAGAAGGTTATGGAGTCCCAGGGGAGCTGAGGGATGTGGTActccagggggagggggagggctcaCCCCAGCTTCATACAGTGGATTGCTGAAGTCTGACTCCACCGTGATGGGGCTGTAGGAATGGGAGCCCGAGAAGCCGAAGAGGGATTTTCCTTGTAGCCTGGGAAAGGGAGGAGATAGAGGGGCTTATCGAGAGGTGAGCCCCTAACCCCCCCTCACCCAGGCTTCTGTGCCAGGCAGGCGGGACATCTGCCCTGGCCAGCAGCTCTCTGAGTCAGGTACTTACTTGGTGTAGTATATGTAAACGCCACTGCCAAGGACGATGACCAAGCCTAGGGGCAGCAGAATGGCCAAGGCGAGGTTCCCACCCTCCAGCTGCCGTGACGGGTCGGTGGTCTGGGtcactggagggaggagggagaagccagtaagctggggctgggcccagccctgggctctcccagcctcctgccctgggccctgaACCCTGGACCTCACCCCACCGGGGGCCTGGCCTCCTGCCCCGGGCCTCTGCCTTGCCCTCCCAACTCGACCAGGCCTGGGTCTCCACCTGTGCCCTCACTGACCTTCCAGTTTTCGGTTGTCCAGGAGCTCCTCATAGGCcactgcagggagaggagggggaggggacggggtctgagccagggagggaaggaggctgggtaGAGGGCCGGGAGCCcagtggggctgggctggacaGCCTGGTTTCTCTGCCCTCTGCTCAACCTACACCTGATCCTTcccttggtgggggtgggggagtagtAGAGCAGGGCCTTCGTCCTTCTTCTCCAGACCCCTAAAATTCAGGGTTCCTGGGCAGCCTAAACCAACCAGGTCTGTACAATGTGTCAaaagtggggaaactgagatctAGGCAGAGGGCAAGGGACTGTCAAACCAAAGCCCTCTCTATTGCTTCTCTTAGGATAATTCCATGACCTTGAACTTCCCCAGGGCTTTTGCATGTACCTGTGAGGATGAGAGCCCACAGGAGGTGAATGGGGAGCTCAGCAGGGTTACCACTGGTCTCGAATTTGCTACCTGACTTTCCCAGCCCTGTCACATCCCAGACACTGCTGTGCCCCCTCCTGCCCGGTCTGCCCAGGCACCTTTGCAGAGTGGAGGCTGGCTGGTCCACTGTGAGGGGTGGCCGGGCACACAGGTGATGGTGACCTCACCGATGAGCTCAAAGCCCTCATAGCAGAAGAAGCGCAGAGACTCGCCCGCCTGGTAGTGATGCTTATACAGTGTCTGATAGCCATTCTCTGGCACCCCGGGGTTCAGGCATGGCTCGTACTTCACTGCAGGGAAGATGTCAGTCATGGGCCAGCTGCACTGCTGAGCTGGCCACCCAGCCACCCGCCCCAGGGTGTCTCCAGACTCACAGGCACACTTGGGGACCCGGTCGCTCCACTTGGGTGTGCCTGTGTCCCGGCTGTAGCAGGTGAGTACGGCTGCCCCCTCCAGGCTGTACCCTGGCAGACAGCGGTACTGAACATGGGAGCCAACAGGGAAGCCGGCATCTGAGGTGGTACGGTGCCCGTTGGTGATCTCACCAGGGTCAGCACAAGTCATGACTGTTGGCAAGAGGGCAAGGTCAGGGGAAGCTCATGCCTTAAAAGATCTCCCAGAAGCCTAGAGCTGGGAGAGCCCTGAGCCACAGACCATCTCCTCTGAGCAAACGCCCCCACCTCCCACTACATCCTCAGAATGAAGAGAGCAAGAGTTGGAAAAACTTAAACTTCAAAGCATTTTATATTTCAGGCTTCTTCCAGAAATCAGTGATTGGGGCAACCCAGGCCCCCATCCTAGGgtgaaatttgaaatatttaaccACTCTACCAGAGCATACTAGCtaaatcccagaagggtcagccCTGCATGGCAAATCATCGGCAGAAGAGCAGCTGCCCTGTTTAGAGGGGCCCAGCCCTCCTGCTCCCCACATTCTCGTCATTCCCAGCCCATTCTGCTCACTTAAATTGCCTGCCTGGCCCCTGTAGGTGTTTGTTTACAGCCTCACTGTGGATGAGCCCCAGTCATGGCCATTTCTTGTATCTAGACCTGTGCAAGTCACCCTGCTAAATGTTCTACAAACACAGTATCATAAACCCTGATGATCCCAAGAGGTCAACATCACTGACATCTCCCTTGGGGCTCAGGGTTCAGGGCAGTCAAATAACTGGCCCATGGTCAGTCAGCCAGGGAGTGGCAGATCTGGAACTGGCAGAGTCATAGCCAGGGAGCTCTGGGCTGAGATTAGAGACTTGGGTCTCAGCTCAGCTTAAGGCTCAGTGTGCTGCCTTGGGCAGGTTGCCTCCTGAGCCTTGGGCAGCCGGGCCAGTCCTATCCCCTGTAGGCCTCACTTCCATCCCTTCCTGTCCCTGCTCCTGTCCTGTCTTGGTTCCAGATTGGACATCCTATGAATCCTGCCAGGGATGGGGAGCTGTGTCAACTAGAAAGATTTTCTTGAGTCCAGTCCAAATCTGGCTTCCTGAAATTTATCCTCATTGGTTCCATTATTGCTCCTAGGGGCCAGGTGAGAGACATACAATCCCATATCCTTGTGGCAGGCTTCCCAAAATTTGGAGAAAGTGACAAGATGCCACCCCTTTGTGCTCTTCTAAAATATAAacactcctctctcctttcttttcttttctttctttaaaaaaattttaaaggtaggTACTAGGGTTAggacccaggatctcatgcatgcttcTTACATGCTCTCCCACTGAACTATTACCATCCCCCCATCCCAGCTcttttaaatgtcacctcttctgtGAAATCTCCTGCCCTATCCCTAGGACAATTAACCCATCCCTCTTCCCACAGCCCTTCTTCATATTTACAGAAACTACTATTTACTCCCTGTTTACTGGCACCAGGCACTAAGGTGAAaaactttttatttgcttttcacaaCCCCCTATTCctacttcacagatgaagaagccaaaggctcagagatgttaggTACCTTGCCTGAAGTCACCCAGCGGTTACCACTCTAATATCTGAGTTGTTTAATTATCTATCCTCCTCCCAGACTGTGAACTCCGACAGGGCAGGGAGGTTCCCCAACCCCTCCGCATAACCCCAGCCCCAACTCAGCATGGGACTTCAGTGATTGCATTAAAATAAACCAAGTTCTCTGACGAGCCTAGGCCCCAGCAAAGTGACTCCCCGTAATGCCAAGGGTTGGGGGCTGAGAGACTAAAGGTCGGCCTAGAACAGAAAAAGCAGAACCGAGAGAAGATGGGGCGGGCTTGGGGGATGCGCCCGAAAGGGTGGAACTCAGAGGGGACAGGCGGGGCCAGGAGACAATGGGCGCGGGGCCACGAAAAGGTGAAGGGGCAACCGGAGGAACCAGGGTCAGGTCCCAGAACAGAGCAATAGAGATGCAGCCCGGGTAAGATGAGAGTGGGGCCCAAAGGGGCAGTTTCGGGGCGCTTAGGAGCAGAGGAGTGGAACCTGATAGGCATAGGGTCGGGGCCTGAGGAAAATCTAGGCAGGACTCAGAGCGAAGGGATGGAGCCGGGACTGGCCAAGGGCTGGGGCAAGAACGGACGGAGGCGGGGCGCAGAGGTGATGGGCGGGGCCCAGAAAAGCAGTGAAACCCAGCAGGGCAGGGGCGGAGCCTTGAGAGGACGGGGTGGGGCCATGAGAACACGGGGCGGGGCCCGGGCTCACTCTTTTGGCAGGCGGGCGGCGCTGCGCTCCAGGACAGGTCCCACTGGCAGGTGAGAATGTCGGAGCCGAGCAGCTCGTAGCCAGGCTCGCACTGGTAAGTAAGTACCGTGCCCCGGATCAGGTCCCCGTGGGAAGCCGTCCTCCAGCCCCATTCCGGAGGCGGCAGCTCGGGGCACGTGTCGTTCCTGGGGACCTCTGAAGGGAGATACAGCGAGTTCGGACACTGCCCTACGACTCAGGACACCCTTCCAGCCTCAGGGGCCTTTCTGGCCTGCCTGACCCCTGCCTCTCGGGACCCTGGGCCTCGGTACCTTTGAAGTGCAGCACGAAACCCTGGCCAAGGCCCGGGTTTGGGGGTCCGGGCGGTGCCTGGAACTGCAGCGTGAGGTCGGGCCCAGAGGAGAGGAGGCGGCGGCGCGGTTGAGGTCCCCGCAGCTGGGCCAGGACTCGGGCGCTGGGACCGTCCCCATCGAATAGTGTCAGCATATCCCCTTCGCGCACATTCAAGCTTCAGAGAGTGGGACCAGATATGGGCGCTGGGTTACTACCGGCCCTTCTCATCAGGTTCTACCTAATCCCTAACTCAGTTCATTAGTAACCCTGCCTACTCTCCAGTCCTGCCTCACATTCCCCTAGCCCAGGCCTCAGATTTGATCATATATGGACTTCTCTTCTATGCCAGTCGCTCCAGATTCCATTTGTTCTGTGGCTTCTCCCGGTTTCTGCTTCCCAATCCCCAACCCTACTCATTACTAATGCCTCCCACTCTCCAGTCCCTCCTCCATCAGCAGTTGATGCACAGCCAGGCTCTGCTCCAGCTGTGACCAATCACAGACCAAGCTCATTACCACCCTGCCCGAATCTAGGCCACGCCTGAGTACCTGCTTTTTGAACCAAGCCCAATTCTGGTCCTATCCAGTCATGTGACCACTTCATACCGAATTGGCTCactggatttcacacacacacatactcatctTGTGCACTGCTGCTGACCCAAGAACTTGGGCCTGGGTCCCTGGAAATTGCCCAGGGGCAGCCTCAGAAACAGCCAAAGAGTGAGACTCCAGGCCAGAGCCCCTTTTTCACAATGGCGCATGAGGAAGGCTGCATTACCCCATTTACTTGTTCTAAGTTGCTTGAGAAATAAGTGATTTGTACCCAGGTCTACATGTTGTACCACACCCCCATCCAGAATCCTTAGCCATCTCTTTCATCCAACTATATGTTCACCAAATCCTGTGTAGATGTTCCAGCCAACCAGGCTCAGAATGCAGCCCGGTGCATTGTTATAACACAATTGGCTGAGCCCCCGCCCATGGCACCCTCTGCAATACCCAAACGTACATCTCAACTTGGAGCAAGATGCGCTTCTCTTCCTGGACGTGCAGACCCCACACGCAATCTTGGCCTGGGCTATAGCTCTGGGGCCAGTCTGGAGAGAGGACCACACCAGCTGGCTCTGACAGCTCCCCTCCACACATGGCTAGGGTAGAAAGAGTGTCAGATTCAGGACCCAGGTGGGCCTGCAGTCTCCATGTCACCACAGTCCTCACCACTCCCAAAAGTGTGTACTAGACCCCCTCCAGGGTTTCATATTATCTATTACCCACCTGATTCTTGCCATGCCTAGTTCAATCCCCATCCCCACTCTTAACTAACCCTGCCCACTCTTCAGCCTAGGCATCAGCACTTATGACTTAGCCCAACTCCAGTTCTAGCTCTTGAAGACATTTGGGTTGTGACCTTCGAATTTGCTAACAAGCCCGCCAACTACTTAGCCAAGAAAACTGAGCCTCTGAAAGGGACAGGGATTGACTCAAGGCCTGGGTTTACTATGTTCTCCTTCCTGAATCCTTCCTAGGATCCTCAGCTCAGGGGGCAGTCTGTGGACTGAAGGACCTCCCGGGGAGGTAGAGGGCTCACCCTTGCAGGATGGCTCTGTGTCGTTCCAGTGCGGTTCTGTGGGATCCACACATTCGATGGCATTGGGGGGGCCAGGAGGCTCCAGTGCATATCCTGGGAGGCATGAGAAGGTggccagcgcccctgggcggtaCTCAGGGTCCGTGGTGGTGACATTGCCATGTGCCAGGAAAGGGGCAAAGCAGCGATCTTCCTCAAAAGCTAGAGAGGAGTCCATCACAGGAATTAAGCATTAGGACAGGCCTCAAGGGATCTCAGACTAGGGAATATGGCTGAATTCAAGTGTTGTTTGGCCCCCCAGTGGGCTATTTAAAATTGAATGCCCTTGGGTTTTGCTTTCACTCTCCAGTTTCCCCAAAACCCTAAGACTCCCCATTCACATATTTATGTTAGCTCCCCAGCTTCTGGACAGAAAACCCAAGGCCAGTCAAATCCCAGCCACTATTCTACAGATGAAGATACTGAGGTCCACAGACAAACAGCCACTTGCCCCATGTCATGCAGTAGGGCAGTGGCAGAACCAGGTCTCAAGCCCATATTGCTTGATTCCCAGCCAGAGACACTTAGCTCTAGAAACAGCAAAGGGCTTGGGAGAAGGGGTGCCTTTGGAGACCTGCTTCTGGAGGTGTGTTCACTTCTCAGAAATAACACTTGGATTCTGATCATCTGTGATTACCCATACtgtggctaaaatccaaaactaAGGCTAACACAAAATCTACCCAGTTTGACTTTGGACTAAGTCAGCAGAAATGAACACCTGTGGAGGATTTTAGTTTTTGCCCATCTGATTATATCTTAGCCACAAAACATCTGTGAGGTAAGACTCAGATGCCTCTGATACAGACAGAGTCTGAAGCCCATGGAGCAGAATCCCTCAAGCCTCGGAATTCTCTTTGCACTCTCAGAATCCAACTGgcaatttatttttcagatccaCTCATTTATTTGACTGTTACTTAATCTGATAAGGTGTCATGTCCAAATCCTTTGCATCCATCAGGGCCAAGTGCCAATTCCATTTCTCCCTTGATTCATGCCAGAAACCAGCCCCTCCCATCTCTGAGCAGTTCATGTTCTTTGTCTCTTTCCTGCTACTCTTTGCACAAATTCTTGATTCCAGCCACAGTGAAACTCTGTTTCCCAAACATATCAAGTTTTTCTCTACCTCTTTACTGTTGCTCACACTGTTCCTTTCATCTAAGATGCTCATTCCCaatcttcctcttttaaaattctctctatcCTGCAAGGTCTAGCTCAAATGCCTCCTCCCATGATCACTGACCTCCTTGTTTCTACCTGTCCAGCATCCAGTTCCCCTCTGTCTGTCAAAAGCACTATTTTCATTTTGGGACACATGCCCTCCCCTCTTGCAGTCCATGAGGCTCAGCTGGGGCCAACTAGGGATGGCCACATGATGTGGATCTACCAATCATAACACCACCTCCCCCTAACTACAGTGAGTGGCTCAGGCATAGACACATGACCTAAGCCAGGGCAATAAAAGCCTTTCCTGGCATTTTTGCAGAAGCTCTTAGAAAAGTGCTATGCTTCCTCTCTTTCTAGTGGGGCTACTGAAGTTGGTGAGATGTAAATCTGGAACTGCTAGGTATACAGCAGACAGAGAGTCTGCCTGAGAATAAAGCCAACAGGGAGGAAAGGACGGAGAGATTAAAGTCACTGGTCTCTTGGCTTTGTATATGGATCCAGCCAACCATGAAGCTCAAGTAGAAAAGGCCACTTCAGGGAATTAGAAGGGGTCCAGATGAAGGGATTCTTGTAGTTTTGGGGTGGGGAGACAAGTCAGTTTTCAGGAATCCAAACATAGAGATGAGCAGAGATGGAGTATGCACTTGTGAACATGCCTGGGCATCAGGAAGATGGGGAGGTACAGGAGTTGGGGCCACGATTACCTTCAAATCGGAGTTACCTTCAAATCGGAGGCTTAGCAGCAGGGGATTGGCAGGTGTCTCTGAAAGCAGCTCCACATAGAGGGACTGGGCGTCACTGATGAGACCCCGCTCTGGGACATCATCCATGTCCGAGTCATAGATCACTGGGGATAGGGGACTGCCCCCTGAGCGCACCATCAGCCTGGGATGCACAGAGGTGGCCAGGAGCTCAGCTTCCCCTCAGAAGCTGCCTCACTTCTTGTCTGCTCCCCTAACTTAATTTCATAGGTATTATTTTCAAACATCAACTATATGCCACATATTCTTCTAAGCCTTTACATGTTTTATCTTGTTTAATGCTCACAAGAATCCTTGAGTcaggtaccattattatccctcattttatagaggagaaaactgaggcatagaaagtAAGTAACCTATCAAACATATAGCAACTGGTGGCAGAGGTGGAATACCAGTTTGTTAGATAAAGAATGAGAATAATGATGAGGATggcaaacaaatttgtagtgtttactgtgtgctaggcaccaTTTCAAGCACTTTACATATCTTAATGCATTTGTCCGCACAGAAACCTTGAGAGGGAGGtactgttatcttcattttatagacgacaaatctgagacacagagaggtgaagtgatttgTCTAGTTTGCACAGCTATACTGCCTAAGAAAGGGGAAGGACTAACCTGTATTTGACACAGATCCCAACTGGGATCCACCCCAGGTCTGTCCGACTCCCCACTGCAGCCTCCCTATTTCCCTGAGGTGGGGACCTCTGACCCAAGGCCCAGACCCTCACCGGTCATTGTCCTCATCCAGTGAGACCCTCTCGAAGTGCAGATGCAGCCGGCGTCCTTCAGCTGCTTCAATGACCCAGCGGCAGGTAAGGTTGGGCCCTGCAGCTCCCCCAGGCTCAGGGGACACGATGCGGCCAAGTGTAGCATTGTGGATGGTGCCACCACAGGATGCTGTGGGCAGAGGGGGGCAGGTTAAGGTGACTTGTCCTTCTCCCACCTTCAGAGCTGTTGTGCCCACACCTTTGCCTGGGACCTGGCCTCAGGGTGGCCTCTGCCCTACAGGCTCACCCCAGGACCTTTTCCAACCCTCTACACAGGTGAGGAACCAGCCCTGGAATAGAAAAACCCCAGGATGGACACTCCCCAGAATGGAGATTCCATCAAAATGAAGACTTCCCCACAGATGTTGACATCCTGGGATAGGGAGTTATGGGGAAGTTCTTCAAAACTGAAGCTCTCAGATCGAAAATCTTCAAGATGTGATCCCAGAATGAAGACTCTCTGGGATAGAAAACCTCCAGATGTGGAGCCCAAGAATAGTTTCCTCTAGGATGAAGAGTCTCTGCAAGAAGTGGCCTCCAGAATGGTGACTCCCCAAATGGAAACCCTCCAGGTGGAACATCCTCAGATGGAGATCCCAAGTATGGAGACCCTCAGGATAAAGAGCTccagaaggagaccccaggatagGGACTCTTCAGGCTAGAAACCCCTTCAAGATGGGTGCTCCCCAAAGATAGAGACCGCCAACTCAGGACCCTCTAATGGGGCAACCAGGACATAAGCCCCAACCTATTGTGGCAGGAGACTCACCCATGCAGCTGGGGAGTTCACTGCTCCAGGCTGGCCGGGTGCCATTGAGGCAGATGAGGGTCTCCTCACCCTGCAGCTGGTAGCCCGAATCACAGTGGAAGGTGGCAGTGCCTCCAGGGTGAAGATCTGTCACACTCACATCCCCGTGAGCTGGCCGGGGAGGGAAGCCACAGCTTAAGAGGTAGGCTGGATCaggcagagaaggagaaggaggactCACTTTCCAATGCCATGGGCCCCCAgcacttcctctcctctctccaggtCCCCCTGGGGCAGAAACTGACTTCATACTGAAGTCCTTACATGGACACATTGTCTCATGAAGAGGTAATTTCAACATCCCTTATATCCCCTAATCTTTGTGCTCTACCCACTTTGgcccccattttgtagatgagataCCTGAAACTCAAAGAAGTTGTGGACCCTAACActcatttgctgtgtgacctcaggcaaatcagTTGACCGCTGTGAACCCCATCCAGTTCTAATAATAACAAAAAGGACTTGCAAAGCTTGTTTAGCTTTCAAAATGAGTTAATGTAGTGCTTTTGAGGTAGTCAGAGAAAGGTTGTGACCCATTTTCCAGATATGGAAATTGAGGCTCCAAGTTTTTAAGTGCCTCATGTCATTTTCTCCCCTCTCTATACATGGATTTTCTTCCACTGAGGTGCACTGTGGTATTATACCCTCAGCTTTCATCCTGAGAAGCCACATGAAACTCCTTTGGGAACTTTGACTATTTTGTCATTAAAGATCTTAATACTCAGTGCCCCCTAAATGAATCCCCCGGTGAAAAGGA includes:
- the SEZ6L2 gene encoding seizure 6-like protein 2 isoform X3 codes for the protein MGTPRAQHPPPPKLLFLILLSCPWIQGLPLKEEEALPEPESETPTAASEALAELLHGALLRKGPEMGYLHGSDPDPTLATPPAGQTLAAPSLPRATEPGTGPLTTAVTPKGSRGAGPTAPELLTPPPGTTAPPLPGPASPGPPLGPEGGEEETTTTIITTTTVTTTVTSPVLCNNNISEGEGHVESPDLGSTASRTLGLLDCTYSIHVYPGYGIEIQVQTLNLSREEELLVLAGGGSPGLAPRLLANSSMLGEGQVLRSPTNRLLLHFQSPRVPRGGGFRIHYQAYLLSCGFPPRPAHGDVSVTDLHPGGTATFHCDSGYQLQGEETLICLNGTRPAWSSELPSCMASCGGTIHNATLGRIVSPEPGGAAGPNLTCRWVIEAAEGRRLHLHFERVSLDEDNDRLMVRSGGSPLSPVIYDSDMDDVPERGLISDAQSLYVELLSETPANPLLLSLRFEAFEEDRCFAPFLAHGNVTTTDPEYRPGALATFSCLPGYALEPPGPPNAIECVDPTEPHWNDTEPSCKAMCGGELSEPAGVVLSPDWPQSYSPGQDCVWGLHVQEEKRILLQVEILNVREGDMLTLFDGDGPSARVLAQLRGPQPRRRLLSSGPDLTLQFQAPPGPPNPGLGQGFVLHFKEVPRNDTCPELPPPEWGWRTASHGDLIRGTVLTYQCEPGYELLGSDILTCQWDLSWSAAPPACQKIMTCADPGEITNGHRTTSDAGFPVGSHVQYRCLPGYSLEGAAVLTCYSRDTGTPKWSDRVPKCALKYEPCLNPGVPENGYQTLYKHHYQAGESLRFFCYEGFELIGEVTITCVPGHPSQWTSQPPLCKVTQTTDPSRQLEGGNLALAILLPLGLVIVLGSGVYIYYTKLQGKSLFGFSGSHSYSPITVESDFSNPLYEAGDTREYEVSI
- the SEZ6L2 gene encoding seizure 6-like protein 2 isoform X4; the protein is MGTPRAQHPPPPKLLFLILLSCPWIQGLPLKEEEALPEPESETPTAASEALAELLHGALLRKGPEMGYLHGSDPDPTLATPPAGQTLAAPSLPRATEPGTGPLTTAVTPKGSRGAGPTAPELLTPPPGTTAPPLPGPASPGPPLGPEGGEEETTTTIITTTTVTTTVTSPVLCNNNISEGEGHVESPDLGSTASRTLGLLDCTYSIHVYPGYGIEIQVQTLNLSREEELLVLAGGGSPGLAPRLLANSSMLGEGQVLRSPTNRLLLHFQSPRVPRGGGFRIHYQAYLLSCGFPPRPAHGDVSVTDLHPGGTATFHCDSGYQLQGEETLICLNGTRPAWSSELPSCMASCGGTIHNATLGRIVSPEPGGAAGPNLTCRWVIEAAEGRRLHLHFERVSLDEDNDRLMVRSGGSPLSPVIYDSDMDDVPERGLISDAQSLYVELLSETPANPLLLSLRFEAFEEDRCFAPFLAHGNVTTTDPEYRPGALATFSCLPGYALEPPGPPNAIECVDPTEPHWNDTEPSCKAMCGGELSEPAGVVLSPDWPQSYSPGQDCVWGLHVQEEKRILLQVEILNVREGDMLTLFDGDGPSARVLAQLRGPQPRRRLLSSGPDLTLQFQAPPGPPNPGLGQGFVLHFKEVPRNDTCPELPPPEWGWRTASHGDLIRGTVLTYQCEPGYELLGSDILTCQWDLSWSAAPPACQKIMTCADPGEITNGHRTTSDAGFPVGSHVQYRCLPGYSLEGAAVLTCYSRDTGTPKWSDRVPKCALKYEPCLNPGVPENGYQTLYKHHYQAGESLRFFCYEGFELIGEVTITCVPGHPSQWTSQPPLCKVTQTTDPSRQLEGGNLALAILLPLGLVIVLGSGVYIYYTNPSISSLSQATRKIPLRLLGLPFLQPHHGGVRLQQSTV
- the SEZ6L2 gene encoding seizure 6-like protein 2 isoform X1, whose protein sequence is MGTPRAQHPPPPKLLFLILLSCPWIQGLPLKEEEALPEPESETPTAASEALAELLHGALLRKGPEMGYLHGSDPDPTLATPPAGQTLAAPSLPRATEPGTGPLTTAVTPKGSRGAGPTAPELLTPPPGTTAPPLPGPASPGPPLGPEGGEEETTTTIITTTTVTTTVTSPVLCNNNISEGEGHVESPDLGSTASRTLGLLDCTYSIHVYPGYGIEIQVQTLNLSREEELLVLAGGGSPGLAPRLLANSSMLGEGQVLRSPTNRLLLHFQSPRVPRGGGFRIHYQAYLLSCGFPPRPAHGDVSVTDLHPGGTATFHCDSGYQLQGEETLICLNGTRPAWSSELPSCMASCGGTIHNATLGRIVSPEPGGAAGPNLTCRWVIEAAEGRRLHLHFERVSLDEDNDRLMVRSGGSPLSPVIYDSDMDDVPERGLISDAQSLYVELLSETPANPLLLSLRFEAFEEDRCFAPFLAHGNVTTTDPEYRPGALATFSCLPGYALEPPGPPNAIECVDPTEPHWNDTEPSCKAMCGGELSEPAGVVLSPDWPQSYSPGQDCVWGLHVQEEKRILLQVEILNVREGDMLTLFDGDGPSARVLAQLRGPQPRRRLLSSGPDLTLQFQAPPGPPNPGLGQGFVLHFKEVPRNDTCPELPPPEWGWRTASHGDLIRGTVLTYQCEPGYELLGSDILTCQWDLSWSAAPPACQKIMTCADPGEITNGHRTTSDAGFPVGSHVQYRCLPGYSLEGAAVLTCYSRDTGTPKWSDRVPKCALKYEPCLNPGVPENGYQTLYKHHYQAGESLRFFCYEGFELIGEVTITCVPGHPSQWTSQPPLCKVAYEELLDNRKLEVTQTTDPSRQLEGGNLALAILLPLGLVIVLGSGVYIYYTKLQGKSLFGFSGSHSYSPITVESDFSNPLYEAGDTREYEVSI